A DNA window from Leptolyngbya sp. SIO1E4 contains the following coding sequences:
- a CDS encoding restriction endonuclease, which translates to MSIARHHTEWLSLVEASGPFISLQVLLEVFPTGLDAHDADLFRSLRSAYEEWLDYRSDLVIHRAWVNWVLTDQLEFPDEVLLSGQAVSPALKVTFSEHQLTLRPDWVVVDPESRQPHLLVQVVPPEQGLEKTYRNSRWKASPATGMMELLHATDVRLGLLTNGEQWMLVNAPRGESAGFISWYANLWLEEKLTLRAFRSLLGVRRFFAVDAGETLADLLARSKDAQQEVTDQLGFQVRKAVEVLVQSLDRIDQDRQRTLLQGLAETDLYQAALTVMMRLVFLFSAEERGLLLLGDPLYDQFYAVSTLRSQLRELADQAGEELLERRYDAWVRLLATFRAVHGGIHHDALQLPAYGGQLFDPDRFPFLEGRAPGTHWRDTPAAPIPINNRTVLHLLEALQLLQIKVGGTVEPRKLSFRALDIEQIGHVYEGLLDHTAVRAEATILGLEGTKNKEPEVALEELEQLHAKGEDDLLAFLKSETGRSVSALKKRIPPADLDEAAIGKDLDPHDLNQFLIACNNDPDLFKRVLPWAALMRCDTFGQPIVIPAGSVFVTQGTDRRETGTHYTPKSLTEEIVKYTLEPLIYDGVAAGKPKEEWRLKSAAELLALKVCDMAMGSGAFLVQVCRFLSERLVEAWEEAERLHLGQVVVAPEGTLSTSQPEECPIPKDADERLAVARRIVADRCLYGVDKNPMAVEMAKLSLWLITLQKNRPFTFLDHALRCGDSLLGVTSREQIEFLHLNPDNEAVQLRTVSDIWRPLLNRAIAKRKELESFTVNDIQDLARKEALQTEAEELTRNIKIAADYLIGEALAQAGKTGNLKVEDLGVLSGLVTNALEESDGRERENKLRQIWEKAQRMLNAGKPEGQPTREPFHWALEFPEVFLEEDAPQGFSAIVGNPPFQGGNKITGAVGTDYRDFLVEQVANGRRGSADLCSYFFLNSGKLVRVGGNFGLVATNTISQGDTREIGLDKLTASGFVIPRAASSRKWPGMAAVEVAYVWLRKGEWQREYHLDGKSVEGITSFLTVPGKAIGKPYRLRASQGSSFKGTEVNGMGFVLEIGEAQELIKKDAENRDVLFPYLNGQDLNSHFDQAPSRWVINFQDYPLDAQNDNPKKPKGAPYARDYSDCLAVLEERVKPERIAKIDGNATDRDTAKRWWQFKRPTMDLYEAIADCERVLAASRHNKMLLFEFVGPDIVFSEALVVFSLEKFSDLALLQSSIHDAWAWQNCSTIRDAGIRYSPTDGFETFPFPENTDTLETIGERYYTHRQTIMQTRQEGLTKTYNRFHDPTQTDPDIQTLRDLHMQMDNAVAAAYGWHDLLPSTSGRGAGGEGGLNHDFHETKQGLRFTISEAARREVLDRLLALNHQRYAEEVAQGLHDKKKKKGKSKKKTQVPKKSVVAEEKIIQGSLFPDL; encoded by the coding sequence ATGTCGATCGCTCGTCATCACACTGAATGGTTATCCCTCGTTGAAGCCTCTGGGCCGTTTATCAGCCTGCAGGTGTTGCTGGAGGTCTTTCCCACTGGGCTAGACGCCCACGATGCCGACCTGTTTCGATCGCTGCGATCGGCCTATGAAGAATGGCTGGACTACCGCAGCGATCTGGTTATTCATCGCGCCTGGGTGAACTGGGTGCTGACGGATCAGCTGGAATTTCCCGACGAGGTGTTGCTCAGCGGTCAGGCGGTATCCCCGGCGTTGAAAGTGACCTTTAGCGAGCATCAGCTGACTCTGCGTCCCGACTGGGTAGTGGTCGATCCTGAGAGCCGCCAGCCGCACCTGCTGGTGCAGGTGGTGCCGCCGGAGCAGGGCTTAGAGAAAACCTATCGCAATTCTCGCTGGAAGGCGTCTCCGGCGACGGGGATGATGGAGCTGCTGCACGCTACTGATGTGCGTCTGGGGCTGCTCACTAATGGGGAGCAGTGGATGCTGGTGAATGCTCCCCGAGGCGAGTCTGCCGGGTTTATTTCCTGGTATGCCAACTTGTGGCTGGAAGAAAAGCTGACCCTGCGGGCGTTTCGCAGTTTGCTAGGGGTGCGGCGGTTCTTTGCGGTGGATGCTGGGGAAACCCTGGCGGATTTGCTGGCCCGCAGCAAGGATGCCCAGCAGGAGGTCACCGACCAGCTCGGCTTCCAGGTGCGGAAAGCGGTGGAGGTGCTGGTGCAGTCCCTCGATCGCATCGACCAGGATCGCCAGCGTACCCTCCTGCAAGGACTTGCGGAAACTGACCTGTATCAAGCGGCACTGACCGTGATGATGCGGCTGGTGTTTTTGTTTTCAGCGGAGGAGCGGGGACTGCTGCTGCTGGGGGATCCGCTCTATGACCAGTTTTATGCGGTTTCGACCCTGCGTTCACAACTGCGAGAACTGGCCGACCAGGCGGGGGAAGAACTGCTGGAACGCCGCTACGATGCCTGGGTGCGGCTGCTGGCGACGTTTCGGGCGGTGCATGGGGGCATCCATCACGATGCCTTGCAGCTTCCGGCCTATGGCGGGCAACTGTTTGACCCCGATCGCTTCCCGTTTTTAGAGGGCCGCGCCCCCGGTACCCACTGGCGCGACACCCCAGCAGCCCCCATCCCTATCAATAACCGCACGGTGCTGCACCTGCTAGAGGCGCTACAGCTCTTGCAAATCAAGGTGGGCGGCACGGTGGAGCCCCGCAAGCTCTCGTTCCGGGCGCTGGATATTGAGCAAATCGGCCATGTGTATGAGGGCCTGCTGGATCATACGGCGGTGCGGGCGGAGGCGACGATTCTGGGTTTGGAGGGCACAAAGAATAAGGAGCCGGAGGTGGCCCTGGAGGAATTGGAGCAGCTCCACGCGAAGGGTGAGGATGACCTGCTGGCCTTTTTGAAGTCGGAAACGGGACGGTCGGTATCGGCCTTGAAGAAGCGAATTCCCCCTGCTGATTTGGATGAGGCGGCGATCGGTAAAGATCTGGATCCCCACGATCTCAATCAGTTCCTCATTGCCTGCAACAACGACCCTGACCTCTTCAAACGGGTGTTGCCCTGGGCGGCTTTGATGCGGTGCGATACCTTTGGGCAGCCCATTGTGATTCCGGCGGGCAGTGTGTTTGTTACCCAGGGGACGGATCGCCGGGAGACGGGCACCCACTACACCCCCAAGAGCCTGACGGAGGAAATCGTCAAATACACCCTGGAGCCACTGATTTATGACGGCGTGGCCGCAGGCAAACCCAAGGAAGAGTGGCGGCTGAAGTCGGCAGCGGAGCTGCTGGCGCTGAAGGTGTGCGACATGGCGATGGGCAGCGGCGCGTTTTTGGTGCAGGTGTGTCGCTTTCTATCGGAGCGGCTGGTGGAAGCTTGGGAGGAAGCGGAACGGCTGCATCTGGGACAGGTGGTGGTGGCTCCGGAGGGAACGCTATCGACCTCACAACCGGAGGAATGCCCCATTCCGAAAGATGCGGATGAACGCCTTGCTGTGGCTCGACGCATTGTCGCGGATCGCTGCCTCTATGGGGTGGATAAGAACCCGATGGCGGTGGAGATGGCGAAGCTGTCGCTGTGGCTGATTACCCTGCAAAAGAATCGACCGTTTACGTTTTTAGACCATGCCCTGCGCTGTGGCGATTCGCTGCTGGGGGTGACGAGTCGAGAGCAAATCGAATTTCTGCACCTGAATCCTGACAACGAGGCGGTGCAGCTCCGCACGGTGTCTGACATTTGGCGACCATTGTTGAATCGAGCCATTGCTAAACGGAAGGAACTGGAAAGCTTTACGGTCAACGATATTCAAGATTTAGCCCGCAAGGAAGCCCTGCAAACCGAAGCGGAAGAACTGACCCGCAACATCAAAATTGCGGCAGATTATCTGATTGGCGAAGCCCTGGCCCAGGCTGGAAAGACCGGGAACCTGAAGGTGGAAGACCTGGGGGTGCTGTCGGGACTGGTGACGAATGCTCTGGAGGAATCGGATGGGCGGGAGCGGGAAAACAAGCTGCGGCAGATTTGGGAAAAGGCCCAGCGGATGCTGAATGCGGGCAAGCCGGAAGGCCAGCCAACGCGGGAGCCGTTTCATTGGGCGTTGGAGTTCCCAGAGGTGTTTTTGGAGGAAGATGCACCGCAGGGGTTTTCGGCGATCGTGGGAAATCCACCGTTCCAGGGGGGGAACAAAATTACTGGGGCTGTTGGTACTGATTATCGTGATTTTTTGGTTGAGCAAGTAGCTAACGGCAGGAGAGGTAGTGCGGATCTCTGCTCCTACTTTTTCTTGAATTCGGGAAAATTAGTTCGAGTAGGCGGAAACTTTGGACTTGTTGCAACAAACACGATCTCACAGGGTGATACTCGAGAGATTGGATTAGACAAACTAACTGCTAGCGGTTTTGTAATTCCTCGTGCAGCATCTAGTCGTAAATGGCCTGGAATGGCAGCAGTTGAAGTTGCTTATGTATGGTTGAGAAAAGGTGAATGGCAGCGAGAGTATCACTTAGATGGGAAAAGCGTTGAGGGTATAACTTCCTTTTTGACTGTTCCTGGTAAAGCTATTGGTAAGCCATACAGATTGAGGGCCAGTCAGGGTAGCTCCTTCAAAGGAACAGAAGTTAATGGAATGGGTTTCGTACTTGAAATAGGGGAAGCTCAAGAGTTGATTAAAAAGGATGCAGAGAATCGCGATGTTCTTTTCCCCTATTTGAATGGTCAAGACTTGAATTCGCATTTTGATCAAGCTCCAAGCCGTTGGGTAATCAACTTTCAGGATTATCCTCTAGATGCCCAAAACGACAATCCTAAAAAGCCAAAAGGAGCGCCCTATGCAAGGGATTATTCTGACTGTTTAGCAGTTCTCGAAGAACGAGTTAAGCCAGAGCGAATTGCAAAGATAGATGGAAATGCAACGGATAGAGATACAGCAAAGCGATGGTGGCAATTTAAGCGTCCAACAATGGATCTTTATGAAGCAATAGCGGACTGTGAAAGAGTTTTGGCTGCTTCAAGACACAACAAAATGTTGCTTTTTGAGTTTGTAGGGCCTGATATCGTTTTCAGTGAAGCCCTCGTAGTTTTTTCTTTAGAAAAGTTTTCAGATTTAGCTCTTTTGCAATCATCAATACATGATGCTTGGGCATGGCAGAATTGCTCAACAATCCGGGATGCGGGAATTCGATATTCTCCAACAGATGGCTTTGAAACTTTTCCCTTCCCCGAAAACACAGACACCCTAGAAACCATTGGCGAACGCTACTACACCCACCGCCAAACCATTATGCAAACCCGCCAGGAAGGGCTCACCAAAACCTACAACCGCTTCCACGACCCCACCCAAACCGACCCCGACATCCAAACCCTCCGCGACCTCCACATGCAAATGGACAACGCCGTCGCCGCCGCCTACGGCTGGCACGACTTGCTCCCCTCTACCTCCGGGAGAGGGGCCGGGGGTGAGGGTGGCCTCAACCACGACTTCCACGAAACCA
- a CDS encoding AAA family ATPase, whose translation MSSVNHSSSENLKSYLKKFQVALDDEITVLRKSGGQRTYLTDGQYLSRRSNGHYLYAFTADSEIRFQDETPIELEVKSRQEVIKGTLVSVESFDVTLALKEKIGEKVPAATLNTSPIFLLEALQAHFKTVFEADVSVNQDLAELLVTPNSLPEQDVTGSASELLPDLERRFDIQILRNSSQEAAVEQVLSHKVSFIWGPPGTGKTTTLGMTVAALTMAGESVLVLSHSNMAVDSAMLSVAKYLSKSPSYNEGFILRHGVPIPKMLDDYPMLRAKKVLERVEPEFIEEINSLKQQKRDHYKRLRHQKKLITKNTPEYHKKQIKEQITAITKQIKFVEEQLKPLEESRKAKERQLVMRAEVVGCTLSKAAIAEEILPNKYDTVIVDEASMVSIPQCVFAALLAKRRIAIYGDFRQLGSIAKADTPAADKWLKRDIFDQSGVMTRVNRQEDDPRMVMLQTQYRMYPVIADIPNRLCYDGRLLNGPNIEIDNQPTVQQTPFSGDALVLQDISRLRAHCIKETESHSRFNIFSALIAVNVAYQATVDNLRVQVGVIAPYNAQSRLIHRMLRDLEKDEQVKASTVHRFQGSERSVIIFDAVDSDPNATIGLPLQGGEYSGAMRLANVAISRAQGKFIGVMNVRYIRRRLTSAQFQAFRKFIEYLYNSAQKDESIYPLDWAAFTESVNLPGVTCFANAAAAREALEASLLAAQDHVAIYWPCSMFSDHFDPNILKIINQQGVGFYIAGSQGAEAGLALENTQVWNNELTTTSGFVGVSEQCLWIFPDPTNQEAGVLKLELKKTVNLLYGFLRLIPHRKTLPPDPNPFGQCNCKQPLWITSIGNAHLVACLKYPRHPDHDRRRIKPDDATILAELTKRLCGKCGSKLQGRRAPGKDQMILVCSSQECDWMMPLSHLV comes from the coding sequence ATGTCTTCCGTCAATCACTCATCTTCTGAGAACTTAAAAAGCTATCTGAAAAAGTTTCAGGTAGCCCTAGATGATGAAATAACTGTACTCCGCAAGTCTGGAGGACAGAGGACTTATTTGACAGATGGTCAGTATTTGAGTAGGCGGAGCAATGGACATTATCTGTATGCATTTACAGCCGATAGTGAAATCCGCTTTCAAGATGAAACTCCAATCGAGTTGGAAGTTAAAAGTAGGCAGGAAGTTATCAAGGGAACCCTGGTTTCAGTTGAGAGCTTTGATGTCACTTTGGCTCTGAAGGAGAAAATAGGTGAAAAAGTTCCTGCTGCGACATTAAACACCTCCCCAATATTTTTGTTAGAGGCTTTACAAGCACACTTTAAAACGGTCTTTGAAGCAGATGTATCCGTTAATCAAGACTTGGCCGAGCTTTTAGTTACTCCCAACTCACTGCCTGAACAAGACGTGACTGGTAGTGCTTCTGAGTTATTGCCTGATTTGGAAAGACGGTTTGACATTCAGATTTTGCGTAACTCATCTCAAGAAGCCGCCGTCGAACAAGTTTTGTCCCATAAAGTGAGCTTTATTTGGGGACCACCCGGTACAGGTAAGACCACAACTCTGGGCATGACAGTTGCTGCTTTGACGATGGCAGGGGAATCTGTCCTTGTTCTGTCTCATAGCAATATGGCGGTAGATTCGGCTATGCTCAGTGTCGCCAAATATTTATCTAAGTCTCCCTCTTATAACGAAGGATTCATTTTGCGGCATGGTGTCCCGATCCCCAAAATGCTGGACGATTATCCTATGCTGCGGGCCAAGAAGGTTCTCGAACGCGTTGAACCGGAGTTTATTGAAGAAATCAATTCATTAAAGCAGCAAAAACGAGATCACTACAAACGGCTTCGTCATCAGAAAAAGCTCATTACTAAAAACACGCCCGAATACCATAAGAAGCAAATCAAGGAACAGATTACAGCTATTACGAAACAAATCAAATTTGTTGAGGAGCAGCTTAAACCTCTTGAAGAAAGCCGGAAAGCTAAAGAGCGGCAGCTCGTGATGAGAGCTGAGGTGGTCGGGTGTACGCTTTCCAAAGCGGCGATCGCTGAAGAAATACTGCCTAATAAATACGACACGGTGATTGTCGATGAAGCCAGCATGGTGTCTATTCCCCAGTGTGTGTTTGCGGCCCTGCTAGCCAAACGGAGGATTGCGATTTACGGAGACTTTCGCCAACTAGGCTCTATCGCCAAGGCTGATACCCCAGCTGCAGACAAATGGCTTAAGCGCGACATCTTTGATCAGTCAGGCGTCATGACCCGAGTGAATCGCCAAGAAGACGATCCGCGAATGGTGATGCTGCAAACCCAATACAGGATGTATCCAGTGATCGCGGATATTCCGAATCGGCTGTGTTATGACGGGCGGTTGTTGAATGGCCCTAATATCGAAATCGATAACCAGCCAACGGTTCAGCAAACGCCTTTCTCTGGAGATGCTTTAGTACTGCAAGACATCTCGCGGTTGAGGGCTCACTGCATCAAAGAAACGGAGTCTCACAGTCGTTTCAATATCTTCTCGGCTCTCATTGCGGTAAATGTTGCTTATCAAGCGACAGTGGATAATCTGCGAGTGCAGGTAGGAGTGATTGCTCCGTACAATGCCCAGTCGCGGTTGATTCATCGAATGCTGCGCGACCTGGAAAAAGACGAACAGGTTAAGGCGTCTACCGTTCATAGATTTCAAGGGTCTGAGCGCAGTGTCATCATTTTTGATGCGGTTGATAGCGACCCCAACGCCACGATTGGGTTGCCCTTGCAAGGGGGTGAATACAGTGGTGCAATGCGATTGGCTAACGTGGCCATTAGCCGAGCCCAGGGCAAGTTTATCGGAGTCATGAATGTGAGATACATTCGCCGTCGGCTCACGTCTGCCCAATTTCAAGCATTCCGGAAATTCATAGAGTATTTGTACAACAGCGCCCAAAAGGATGAATCAATTTACCCCCTCGACTGGGCAGCTTTCACCGAATCGGTTAATTTGCCGGGAGTTACCTGCTTTGCCAATGCCGCAGCGGCTAGAGAAGCTTTGGAAGCAAGCTTGCTAGCTGCTCAAGATCATGTCGCCATTTATTGGCCCTGCTCGATGTTTAGCGACCACTTCGATCCGAACATTCTCAAAATAATTAATCAACAGGGTGTCGGGTTTTACATTGCTGGCTCGCAGGGAGCTGAAGCGGGTCTCGCCCTTGAGAATACTCAGGTTTGGAATAACGAACTGACTACAACCTCTGGATTTGTCGGTGTCAGCGAGCAATGCCTGTGGATCTTTCCAGATCCGACTAACCAAGAGGCAGGAGTGTTGAAGCTAGAACTCAAGAAGACCGTTAACTTGCTCTACGGCTTTTTAAGGCTAATTCCTCACCGCAAGACGCTGCCGCCAGATCCAAATCCATTCGGACAGTGCAATTGCAAACAACCCCTGTGGATTACCTCAATTGGCAATGCACATTTGGTGGCTTGTTTGAAATATCCCCGACATCCAGATCACGATCGCCGCAGAATCAAACCGGATGATGCGACCATCTTGGCCGAGCTAACAAAACGGCTCTGTGGCAAGTGTGGCTCGAAGCTCCAAGGGCGGAGAGCCCCCGGAAAAGATCAAATGATATTGGTCTGCTCTAGCCAAGAGTGTGACTGGATGATGCCCCTGAGTCATTTAGTTTAA
- a CDS encoding DEAD/DEAH box helicase, translating to MTTAEAIRGIPEQGQLVEVRGQRFAVTDIRISASPMSPILGGQETVQHLVSLSSVEDDALGEELQVVWELEPGASIFEARELPYPDGFDSPDRLDAFLDAVRWGAASSADVRNVQSPFRSGIDIEDYQLDPVVRAIQMPRVNLLIADDVGLGKTIETGLVAQELILRQRVRRILVVCPSSLQVQWRDQMRDKFGLDFRIVNSDLLRHLRRSRGLHVNPWTHYPRLITSIDFLKRDRPLRLMREILPAEGEAIYPRRFDLLIVDEAHNIAPSAAGNYAVDSQRTAAIRLLAPHFEHKLFLTATPHNGYSESFTALLELLDSQRFARGVDPDRNQLQVVMIRRLKQELPPRWDGKPRFPVRKLEALTVDYSVEEQAVNEDLKRYTELRCSGAKDDKVELTATEFVLKLLKKRLFSSPQAFLTTLQQHEKTLKEGKSRSQRQLSKPSVSILRRQLDQIEEDFADDDIYEESTSDVVDSSSRLFRPLSEEEQALLSKMQKWAEQAARRPDAKAQTLLDWIDTHICPHGEWSDQRVIIFTEYRTTQKWLFDLLGGRGLVQDDSLSGTRCERLMILYGGMNSEDRERVKAAFQAGPDISNVRILLATDAASEGLDLQNYCSNLIHYEIPWNPNRMEQRNGRIDRHGQKADEVMIYHFVGKSYATQDAQGVRPGDLDGDLEFLLRAALKVNTIREDLGKVGPVIAAQVEEAMLGRRTTLDTTRAEQESEPIRRLLKFERKVREQIDKLKEQLQETRTNLRLMPDHIESVVRVGLDVAQQPPLQPIVNQPGVYHLPPMKGSWAACGEGLAHPHTGEIRPLVFDPDLARGRDDVVLVHLNHRLVQMCLRLLRAEVWASGVSKSLYRVTARVVENLALETPAVVAYGRLVVLGGDQQRLHEEVITAGGVLREGRFSRFKSLLAMRQAMDAVLPDPVPDRIQQQLVDIWDTYAGSLMQSLEVRQAERTTSLEKALQERCQKEVADITAIMNELRQSILAELTESEQPQQLSIFSDTERDQYDRNRSSLKARLDQIPYEIEQETAAIRARFANPKARLFPLSITYLVPKKFIT from the coding sequence ATGACTACAGCAGAAGCAATTCGTGGGATTCCAGAGCAGGGCCAATTAGTTGAGGTGCGGGGACAGCGCTTCGCGGTAACGGATATTCGCATCTCCGCGTCTCCTATGAGCCCGATCTTGGGCGGTCAGGAAACCGTTCAGCATCTGGTCAGCCTGTCGTCAGTGGAAGATGATGCTCTGGGAGAAGAACTCCAGGTGGTTTGGGAGCTGGAGCCGGGAGCCTCGATTTTTGAGGCGCGGGAGTTGCCTTATCCTGATGGGTTTGACTCACCCGATCGCCTCGATGCTTTTCTCGATGCGGTGCGTTGGGGGGCAGCCTCCAGTGCCGATGTGCGCAACGTGCAGTCCCCCTTCCGCAGTGGCATTGATATTGAAGACTATCAACTTGACCCAGTTGTGCGGGCAATTCAGATGCCTCGGGTCAACCTGCTGATTGCTGATGATGTGGGCTTAGGAAAAACTATCGAGACTGGACTGGTTGCCCAAGAGCTAATTTTGCGGCAGCGAGTGCGGCGGATTTTGGTGGTCTGCCCCTCTTCGCTGCAAGTACAGTGGCGGGACCAGATGCGGGATAAGTTTGGGCTGGATTTTCGCATTGTCAATAGTGACCTGTTGCGACATCTGCGGCGCAGTCGGGGACTGCACGTGAATCCCTGGACTCACTATCCTCGACTAATTACCTCCATCGACTTTCTAAAGCGCGATCGCCCCCTACGGCTGATGCGAGAAATACTACCCGCCGAGGGGGAAGCTATTTATCCTCGGCGGTTCGATTTGCTGATTGTCGATGAGGCTCACAATATTGCGCCTTCGGCAGCAGGTAACTATGCGGTGGATTCCCAGCGGACAGCAGCCATTCGGCTGCTAGCTCCCCATTTTGAGCACAAGCTGTTCCTGACTGCCACACCCCACAATGGTTATTCTGAGAGCTTTACTGCTCTGCTAGAGCTGTTGGACTCACAGCGATTTGCCCGAGGGGTAGATCCCGATCGCAATCAGCTTCAGGTGGTCATGATTCGTCGGTTAAAGCAAGAGCTGCCCCCACGTTGGGACGGCAAGCCCCGATTCCCGGTGCGCAAGCTGGAAGCGCTGACGGTGGACTATTCTGTCGAAGAGCAGGCGGTGAATGAAGATCTGAAACGCTACACAGAGCTGCGGTGCAGCGGTGCCAAGGATGACAAGGTAGAGCTGACCGCTACTGAATTCGTGCTGAAGTTGCTGAAGAAGCGTCTTTTCTCATCACCACAGGCATTTCTCACGACCCTACAGCAGCATGAGAAGACTTTGAAGGAAGGGAAGTCGAGATCGCAGCGGCAACTCTCTAAACCGTCTGTTTCTATCTTGCGTCGTCAGCTTGATCAGATTGAGGAAGACTTTGCCGACGACGATATCTACGAAGAGTCCACTAGTGATGTGGTGGATTCCAGTTCGCGCCTCTTTCGACCGCTGAGTGAGGAGGAACAAGCGCTGCTGAGCAAAATGCAGAAGTGGGCAGAGCAGGCAGCTCGCCGCCCCGATGCTAAAGCCCAGACTCTGCTGGACTGGATTGATACCCATATTTGTCCGCATGGCGAGTGGTCTGACCAGCGGGTGATTATTTTCACCGAGTACCGCACGACCCAGAAATGGCTATTCGACCTGTTGGGGGGACGCGGTTTGGTCCAAGACGATTCCCTTTCAGGGACGCGTTGCGAACGCCTGATGATCCTTTATGGCGGCATGAACTCTGAAGATCGCGAGCGGGTCAAAGCGGCCTTTCAGGCAGGGCCGGATATCTCCAACGTGCGAATTTTGCTGGCGACCGATGCCGCTTCTGAAGGTTTGGACTTACAGAACTATTGCTCCAACCTGATCCACTACGAAATTCCCTGGAATCCGAATCGGATGGAGCAGCGCAATGGTCGTATTGATCGCCACGGACAGAAAGCGGATGAGGTGATGATTTACCACTTTGTCGGTAAGTCCTACGCGACTCAAGACGCCCAAGGGGTTCGCCCTGGGGATCTGGATGGCGATCTAGAATTTCTGCTGCGGGCAGCGCTTAAGGTAAACACCATTCGGGAGGACCTGGGTAAGGTGGGGCCGGTGATTGCAGCTCAGGTGGAAGAAGCGATGCTAGGCCGTCGTACCACACTGGATACGACTCGGGCTGAGCAGGAAAGTGAGCCGATTCGGCGACTGCTAAAGTTTGAACGCAAGGTGCGAGAGCAGATTGATAAGCTGAAGGAGCAGCTTCAGGAGACGCGCACCAACCTGCGACTGATGCCGGACCATATCGAGTCGGTAGTGCGAGTGGGGTTAGATGTGGCTCAGCAACCTCCCTTGCAACCCATAGTGAATCAGCCGGGCGTTTACCATTTACCCCCGATGAAAGGGAGTTGGGCTGCCTGTGGTGAAGGGCTGGCTCATCCCCATACAGGTGAAATTCGGCCTCTGGTATTTGACCCAGATCTGGCGCGAGGACGAGATGATGTGGTGCTGGTTCACCTGAATCATCGGCTGGTGCAGATGTGTTTGCGGCTGCTGCGGGCGGAGGTCTGGGCCAGTGGGGTGAGCAAATCTCTGTATCGGGTGACGGCACGGGTCGTGGAAAACTTGGCATTGGAGACTCCGGCGGTGGTGGCCTATGGACGGTTGGTGGTGCTGGGCGGTGACCAGCAGCGCCTCCATGAGGAGGTGATTACAGCGGGTGGAGTTTTGCGCGAGGGGCGCTTTAGCCGATTTAAGAGTTTGTTGGCGATGCGGCAGGCCATGGATGCGGTGCTGCCTGACCCAGTGCCCGATCGCATCCAGCAGCAGTTAGTTGATATCTGGGATACCTATGCAGGCTCTTTGATGCAAAGCCTAGAGGTGCGGCAGGCGGAGCGAACGACTTCGCTCGAAAAGGCATTGCAGGAGCGCTGCCAGAAGGAGGTGGCCGATATCACCGCGATTATGAATGAGCTGCGGCAGAGTATTTTGGCGGAGTTGACGGAATCAGAACAGCCCCAGCAGCTCAGCATTTTTAGCGATACCGAGCGAGATCAGTACGATCGCAACCGTTCCAGCCTGAAAGCCCGTTTAGACCAGATTCCTTACGAAATTGAACAGGAAACCGCCGCCATTCGGGCGCGATTTGCCAATCCGAAGGCTCGCTTGTTTCCATTATCTATCACCTACCTGGTGCCAAAGAAGTTTATTACTTGA